The Canis aureus isolate CA01 chromosome 11, VMU_Caureus_v.1.0, whole genome shotgun sequence genome has a segment encoding these proteins:
- the DGKA gene encoding diacylglycerol kinase alpha isoform X2 → MIPSPGALPSSRDEQEGIDPPSVLGKRSRTQALVWPRDSAVQGAPWKPKRRRDKYCRAAFVVLLRKGRKMANDRGLISPSDFAQLQKYMEYSTRKVSDVLKLFEEGEMSEYLQGDAIGYEGFQQFLKIYLEADNVPNHLSLALFQSFKTGHCLEDTVIRDVVCLSDVSCYFSLLEGGRPEDKLEFTFKLYDTDRNGILDSSILQEMMKEIDYDGSGSVSLAEWLRAGATTVPLLVLLGLEMTLKDNGQHMWRPKRFPRPVYCNLCESSIGLGKQGLSCNLCKYVVHDQCAMKALPCEVSTYAKSRKDIGIQSHVWVRGGCVSGRCDRCQKKIRIYHSLVGLHCVWCHLEIHDDCLQAMGHECDCGLLRDHILPPSSIYPSVLASGQERKISKTSQKTLDDLNLSTFEALRIDPVPNTHPLLVFVNPKSGGKQGERVLWKFQYLLNPRQVFNLLKDGPEPGLRFFRDVPGCRILVCGGDGTVGWILETIDKANLPVVPPVAVLPLGTGNDLARCLRWGGGYEGQNLGKILKDLEMSKVVHMDRWSVEVIPQQTEEKSDPVPFQIINNYFSIGVDASIAHRFHIMREKYPEKFNSRMKNKLWYFEFATSESIFSTCKKLEESLTVEICGKPLDLSNLSLEGIAVLNIPSMHGGSNLWGDTKKPHGDIHGINQALGPAAKVITDPDILKTCVPDLTDKRLEVVGLEGAIEMGQIYTKLKNAGRRLAKCSEITFHTTKTLPMQIDGEPWMQSPCTIKITHKNQMPMLVGPPPRSSNFFGFLC, encoded by the exons ATGATTCCCTCTCCGGGGGCCCTGCCTAGTAGCAGGGATGAGCAAGAAGGAATAGATCCTCCCTCAGTCCTGGGCAAGAGAAGCAGGACGCAGGCCCTGGTGTGGCCAAGGGATTCAGCAGTCCAG GGCGCCCCTTGGAAGCCTAAGCGCAGGCGCGACAAGTACTGCCGAGCTGCCTTTGTGGTCCTCctgaggaaagggagaaagatggCCAACGACAGGGGCCTGATAAGCCCCAGTGATTTCGCCCAGCTGCAGAAGTACATGGAAT ACTCCACCAGAAAGGTCAGCGATGTCCTGAAGCTCTTCGAGGAGGGCGAAATGTCAGAATATCTCCAAGGAGAT GCCATTGGGTACGAGGGATTCCAGCAATTTTTGAAAATCTACCTGGAAGCAGATAACGTCCCCAATCACCTAAGCCTGGCATTGTTTCAATCCTTCAAGACGGGTCACTGCTTAGAAGACACTGTGATACGTG ATGTGGTGTGTCTCAGTGACGTCTCCTGCTACTTTTCCCTTTTGGAGGGTGGCCGCCCAGAAGACAAGTTAGAAT TCACCTTCAAGCTGTACGACACGGACAGAAATGGGATCCTGGACAGCTCA ATTCTTCAGgagatgatgaaagaaattgactATGACGGCAGCGGCTCTGTCTCCCTCGCTGAGTGGCTCCGGGCTGGGGCCACCACCGTGCCACTGCTAGTGCTGCTGGGTCTGGAGATG ACTCTGAAGGACAATGGGCAGCACATGTGGAGACCCAAGAGGTTCCCCCGACCGGTCTACTGCAACCTGTGCGAGTCGAGCATTGGGCTTGGCAAACAGGGGCTGAGCTGCAACC TCTGTAAGTACGTCGTTCATGACCAGTGTGCCATGAAGGCTTTGCCTTGTGAAGTCAGCACCTATGCCAAGTCTCGGAAGGACATTGGT ATCCAGTCACATGTGTGGGTGAGAGGAGGCTGTGTGTCTGGCCGTTGTGACCGGTGTCAGAAGAAGATCCGCATTTACCACAGTCTAGTTGGACTGCATTGTGTGTGGTGCCACCTAGAG ATTCATGATGACTGCCTGCAAGCCATGGGTCATGAGTGTGACTGTGGGCtgctccgggatcacatcctgccTCCATCTTCCATTTATCCCAGTGTCCTG GCCTCTGGACAGGAGCGTAAAATTAGCAAAACAAGCCAGAAGACCTTGGATGACTTAAATTTGAGCACCTTTGAGGCTCTGCGG ATTGATCCTGTACCTAATACCCACCCACTTCTGGTCTTCGTCAACCCTAAGAGTGGCgggaagcagggggagag GGTGCTTTGGAAATTCCAGTATCTACTAAATCCTCGACAGGTATTCAACCTCCTAAAGGATGGTCCTGAGCCAGG gCTCAGATTCTTTAGGGATGTTCCTGGTTGCCGGATTTTGGTGTGTGGTGGAGATGGCACAGTAGGCTGGATTCTAGAGACCATAG ACAAAGCCAACTTGCCTGTTGTGCCTCCCGTTGCTGTGTTGCCCCTGGGCACTGGAAATGATCTGGCTCGTTGCCTGAGATGGGGAGGAG GATATGAGGGACAGAATTTGGGGAAGATCCTCAAGGATTTAGAGATGAGTAAGGTGGTACATATGGATCGATGGTCCGTGGAGGTGATACCTCAACAAACTGAAGAAAAGAGTGACCCAGTCCCCTTTCAAATCATCAATAACTACTTTTCCATCGGTGTG GATGCCTCTATTGCTCACCGATTCCATATCATGCGAGAGAAATATCCTGAGAAGTTCAACAGCAG AATGAAGAACAAGCTCTGGTACTTCGAATTCGCCACTTCTGAATCTATCTTCTCAACATGCAAAAAACTGGAGGAGTCTTTGACAGTTGAG ATCTGTGGGAAACCACTGGATCTGAGCAACCTGTCCCTAGAAGGCATTGCGGTGCTGAACATCCCTAGCATGCATGGTGGTTCCAACCTCTGGGGTGATACCAAGAAACCTCATGGAGATATCCATGGGATCAACCAGGCCTTAGGCCCTGCAGCTAAAGTCATCACTGACCCAGACATCCTGAAAACCTGTGTACCAG ACCTGACTGACAAACGGCTGGAAGTAGTTGGGCTGGAGGGTGCAATTGAGATGGGCCAGATATATACCAAGCTCAAGAATGCTGGACGTCGGCTGGCCAAGTGCTCTGAAATCACCTTCCA CACCACAAAAACCCTCCCCATGCAAATTGATGGAGAACCCTGGATGCAGTCGCCCTGTACA ATCAAGATCACCCACAAGAACCAGATGCCCATGCTTGTGGGCCCACCCCCTCGCTCCTCCAATTTCTTTGGCTTCTTATGCTGA
- the DGKA gene encoding diacylglycerol kinase alpha isoform X3 produces MGSWPGRRAGDTGAPWKPKRRRDKYCRAAFVVLLRKGRKMANDRGLISPSDFAQLQKYMEYSTRKVSDVLKLFEEGEMSEYLQGDAIGYEGFQQFLKIYLEADNVPNHLSLALFQSFKTGHCLEDTVIRDVVCLSDVSCYFSLLEGGRPEDKLEFTFKLYDTDRNGILDSSEVDRIIIQMMRVAEYLDWDVSELRPILQEMMKEIDYDGSGSVSLAEWLRAGATTVPLLVLLGLEMTLKDNGQHMWRPKRFPRPVYCNLCESSIGLGKQGLSCNLCKYVVHDQCAMKALPCEVSTYAKSRKDIGIQSHVWVRGGCVSGRCDRCQKKIRIYHSLVGLHCVWCHLEIHDDCLQAMGHECDCGLLRDHILPPSSIYPSVLASGQERKISKTSQKTLDDLNLSTFEALRIDPVPNTHPLLVFVNPKSGGKQGERVLWKFQYLLNPRQVFNLLKDGPEPGLRFFRDVPGCRILVCGGDGTVGWILETIDKANLPVVPPVAVLPLGTGNDLARCLRWGGGYEGQNLGKILKDLEMSKVVHMDRWSVEVIPQQTEEKSDPVPFQIINNYFSIGVDASIAHRFHIMREKYPEKFNSRMKNKLWYFEFATSESIFSTCKKLEESLTVEICGKPLDLSNLSLEGIAVLNIPSMHGGSNLWGDTKKPHGDIHGINQALGPAAKVITDPDILKTCVPDLTDKRLEVVGLEGAIEMGQIYTKLKNAGRRLAKCSEITFHTTKTLPMQIDGEPWMQSPCTIKITHKNQMPMLVGPPPRSSNFFGFLC; encoded by the exons ATGGGATCGTGGCCGGGGAGGCGCGCCGGCGACACC GGCGCCCCTTGGAAGCCTAAGCGCAGGCGCGACAAGTACTGCCGAGCTGCCTTTGTGGTCCTCctgaggaaagggagaaagatggCCAACGACAGGGGCCTGATAAGCCCCAGTGATTTCGCCCAGCTGCAGAAGTACATGGAAT ACTCCACCAGAAAGGTCAGCGATGTCCTGAAGCTCTTCGAGGAGGGCGAAATGTCAGAATATCTCCAAGGAGAT GCCATTGGGTACGAGGGATTCCAGCAATTTTTGAAAATCTACCTGGAAGCAGATAACGTCCCCAATCACCTAAGCCTGGCATTGTTTCAATCCTTCAAGACGGGTCACTGCTTAGAAGACACTGTGATACGTG ATGTGGTGTGTCTCAGTGACGTCTCCTGCTACTTTTCCCTTTTGGAGGGTGGCCGCCCAGAAGACAAGTTAGAAT TCACCTTCAAGCTGTACGACACGGACAGAAATGGGATCCTGGACAGCTCA GAAGTGGACAGAATTATCATACAGATGATGCGAGTGGCTGAGTACCTGGATTGGGATGTGTCTGAACTGAGGCCG ATTCTTCAGgagatgatgaaagaaattgactATGACGGCAGCGGCTCTGTCTCCCTCGCTGAGTGGCTCCGGGCTGGGGCCACCACCGTGCCACTGCTAGTGCTGCTGGGTCTGGAGATG ACTCTGAAGGACAATGGGCAGCACATGTGGAGACCCAAGAGGTTCCCCCGACCGGTCTACTGCAACCTGTGCGAGTCGAGCATTGGGCTTGGCAAACAGGGGCTGAGCTGCAACC TCTGTAAGTACGTCGTTCATGACCAGTGTGCCATGAAGGCTTTGCCTTGTGAAGTCAGCACCTATGCCAAGTCTCGGAAGGACATTGGT ATCCAGTCACATGTGTGGGTGAGAGGAGGCTGTGTGTCTGGCCGTTGTGACCGGTGTCAGAAGAAGATCCGCATTTACCACAGTCTAGTTGGACTGCATTGTGTGTGGTGCCACCTAGAG ATTCATGATGACTGCCTGCAAGCCATGGGTCATGAGTGTGACTGTGGGCtgctccgggatcacatcctgccTCCATCTTCCATTTATCCCAGTGTCCTG GCCTCTGGACAGGAGCGTAAAATTAGCAAAACAAGCCAGAAGACCTTGGATGACTTAAATTTGAGCACCTTTGAGGCTCTGCGG ATTGATCCTGTACCTAATACCCACCCACTTCTGGTCTTCGTCAACCCTAAGAGTGGCgggaagcagggggagag GGTGCTTTGGAAATTCCAGTATCTACTAAATCCTCGACAGGTATTCAACCTCCTAAAGGATGGTCCTGAGCCAGG gCTCAGATTCTTTAGGGATGTTCCTGGTTGCCGGATTTTGGTGTGTGGTGGAGATGGCACAGTAGGCTGGATTCTAGAGACCATAG ACAAAGCCAACTTGCCTGTTGTGCCTCCCGTTGCTGTGTTGCCCCTGGGCACTGGAAATGATCTGGCTCGTTGCCTGAGATGGGGAGGAG GATATGAGGGACAGAATTTGGGGAAGATCCTCAAGGATTTAGAGATGAGTAAGGTGGTACATATGGATCGATGGTCCGTGGAGGTGATACCTCAACAAACTGAAGAAAAGAGTGACCCAGTCCCCTTTCAAATCATCAATAACTACTTTTCCATCGGTGTG GATGCCTCTATTGCTCACCGATTCCATATCATGCGAGAGAAATATCCTGAGAAGTTCAACAGCAG AATGAAGAACAAGCTCTGGTACTTCGAATTCGCCACTTCTGAATCTATCTTCTCAACATGCAAAAAACTGGAGGAGTCTTTGACAGTTGAG ATCTGTGGGAAACCACTGGATCTGAGCAACCTGTCCCTAGAAGGCATTGCGGTGCTGAACATCCCTAGCATGCATGGTGGTTCCAACCTCTGGGGTGATACCAAGAAACCTCATGGAGATATCCATGGGATCAACCAGGCCTTAGGCCCTGCAGCTAAAGTCATCACTGACCCAGACATCCTGAAAACCTGTGTACCAG ACCTGACTGACAAACGGCTGGAAGTAGTTGGGCTGGAGGGTGCAATTGAGATGGGCCAGATATATACCAAGCTCAAGAATGCTGGACGTCGGCTGGCCAAGTGCTCTGAAATCACCTTCCA CACCACAAAAACCCTCCCCATGCAAATTGATGGAGAACCCTGGATGCAGTCGCCCTGTACA ATCAAGATCACCCACAAGAACCAGATGCCCATGCTTGTGGGCCCACCCCCTCGCTCCTCCAATTTCTTTGGCTTCTTATGCTGA
- the DGKA gene encoding diacylglycerol kinase alpha isoform X1 — MIPSPGALPSSRDEQEGIDPPSVLGKRSRTQALVWPRDSAVQGAPWKPKRRRDKYCRAAFVVLLRKGRKMANDRGLISPSDFAQLQKYMEYSTRKVSDVLKLFEEGEMSEYLQGDAIGYEGFQQFLKIYLEADNVPNHLSLALFQSFKTGHCLEDTVIRDVVCLSDVSCYFSLLEGGRPEDKLEFTFKLYDTDRNGILDSSEVDRIIIQMMRVAEYLDWDVSELRPILQEMMKEIDYDGSGSVSLAEWLRAGATTVPLLVLLGLEMTLKDNGQHMWRPKRFPRPVYCNLCESSIGLGKQGLSCNLCKYVVHDQCAMKALPCEVSTYAKSRKDIGIQSHVWVRGGCVSGRCDRCQKKIRIYHSLVGLHCVWCHLEIHDDCLQAMGHECDCGLLRDHILPPSSIYPSVLASGQERKISKTSQKTLDDLNLSTFEALRIDPVPNTHPLLVFVNPKSGGKQGERVLWKFQYLLNPRQVFNLLKDGPEPGLRFFRDVPGCRILVCGGDGTVGWILETIDKANLPVVPPVAVLPLGTGNDLARCLRWGGGYEGQNLGKILKDLEMSKVVHMDRWSVEVIPQQTEEKSDPVPFQIINNYFSIGVDASIAHRFHIMREKYPEKFNSRMKNKLWYFEFATSESIFSTCKKLEESLTVEICGKPLDLSNLSLEGIAVLNIPSMHGGSNLWGDTKKPHGDIHGINQALGPAAKVITDPDILKTCVPDLTDKRLEVVGLEGAIEMGQIYTKLKNAGRRLAKCSEITFHTTKTLPMQIDGEPWMQSPCTIKITHKNQMPMLVGPPPRSSNFFGFLC; from the exons ATGATTCCCTCTCCGGGGGCCCTGCCTAGTAGCAGGGATGAGCAAGAAGGAATAGATCCTCCCTCAGTCCTGGGCAAGAGAAGCAGGACGCAGGCCCTGGTGTGGCCAAGGGATTCAGCAGTCCAG GGCGCCCCTTGGAAGCCTAAGCGCAGGCGCGACAAGTACTGCCGAGCTGCCTTTGTGGTCCTCctgaggaaagggagaaagatggCCAACGACAGGGGCCTGATAAGCCCCAGTGATTTCGCCCAGCTGCAGAAGTACATGGAAT ACTCCACCAGAAAGGTCAGCGATGTCCTGAAGCTCTTCGAGGAGGGCGAAATGTCAGAATATCTCCAAGGAGAT GCCATTGGGTACGAGGGATTCCAGCAATTTTTGAAAATCTACCTGGAAGCAGATAACGTCCCCAATCACCTAAGCCTGGCATTGTTTCAATCCTTCAAGACGGGTCACTGCTTAGAAGACACTGTGATACGTG ATGTGGTGTGTCTCAGTGACGTCTCCTGCTACTTTTCCCTTTTGGAGGGTGGCCGCCCAGAAGACAAGTTAGAAT TCACCTTCAAGCTGTACGACACGGACAGAAATGGGATCCTGGACAGCTCA GAAGTGGACAGAATTATCATACAGATGATGCGAGTGGCTGAGTACCTGGATTGGGATGTGTCTGAACTGAGGCCG ATTCTTCAGgagatgatgaaagaaattgactATGACGGCAGCGGCTCTGTCTCCCTCGCTGAGTGGCTCCGGGCTGGGGCCACCACCGTGCCACTGCTAGTGCTGCTGGGTCTGGAGATG ACTCTGAAGGACAATGGGCAGCACATGTGGAGACCCAAGAGGTTCCCCCGACCGGTCTACTGCAACCTGTGCGAGTCGAGCATTGGGCTTGGCAAACAGGGGCTGAGCTGCAACC TCTGTAAGTACGTCGTTCATGACCAGTGTGCCATGAAGGCTTTGCCTTGTGAAGTCAGCACCTATGCCAAGTCTCGGAAGGACATTGGT ATCCAGTCACATGTGTGGGTGAGAGGAGGCTGTGTGTCTGGCCGTTGTGACCGGTGTCAGAAGAAGATCCGCATTTACCACAGTCTAGTTGGACTGCATTGTGTGTGGTGCCACCTAGAG ATTCATGATGACTGCCTGCAAGCCATGGGTCATGAGTGTGACTGTGGGCtgctccgggatcacatcctgccTCCATCTTCCATTTATCCCAGTGTCCTG GCCTCTGGACAGGAGCGTAAAATTAGCAAAACAAGCCAGAAGACCTTGGATGACTTAAATTTGAGCACCTTTGAGGCTCTGCGG ATTGATCCTGTACCTAATACCCACCCACTTCTGGTCTTCGTCAACCCTAAGAGTGGCgggaagcagggggagag GGTGCTTTGGAAATTCCAGTATCTACTAAATCCTCGACAGGTATTCAACCTCCTAAAGGATGGTCCTGAGCCAGG gCTCAGATTCTTTAGGGATGTTCCTGGTTGCCGGATTTTGGTGTGTGGTGGAGATGGCACAGTAGGCTGGATTCTAGAGACCATAG ACAAAGCCAACTTGCCTGTTGTGCCTCCCGTTGCTGTGTTGCCCCTGGGCACTGGAAATGATCTGGCTCGTTGCCTGAGATGGGGAGGAG GATATGAGGGACAGAATTTGGGGAAGATCCTCAAGGATTTAGAGATGAGTAAGGTGGTACATATGGATCGATGGTCCGTGGAGGTGATACCTCAACAAACTGAAGAAAAGAGTGACCCAGTCCCCTTTCAAATCATCAATAACTACTTTTCCATCGGTGTG GATGCCTCTATTGCTCACCGATTCCATATCATGCGAGAGAAATATCCTGAGAAGTTCAACAGCAG AATGAAGAACAAGCTCTGGTACTTCGAATTCGCCACTTCTGAATCTATCTTCTCAACATGCAAAAAACTGGAGGAGTCTTTGACAGTTGAG ATCTGTGGGAAACCACTGGATCTGAGCAACCTGTCCCTAGAAGGCATTGCGGTGCTGAACATCCCTAGCATGCATGGTGGTTCCAACCTCTGGGGTGATACCAAGAAACCTCATGGAGATATCCATGGGATCAACCAGGCCTTAGGCCCTGCAGCTAAAGTCATCACTGACCCAGACATCCTGAAAACCTGTGTACCAG ACCTGACTGACAAACGGCTGGAAGTAGTTGGGCTGGAGGGTGCAATTGAGATGGGCCAGATATATACCAAGCTCAAGAATGCTGGACGTCGGCTGGCCAAGTGCTCTGAAATCACCTTCCA CACCACAAAAACCCTCCCCATGCAAATTGATGGAGAACCCTGGATGCAGTCGCCCTGTACA ATCAAGATCACCCACAAGAACCAGATGCCCATGCTTGTGGGCCCACCCCCTCGCTCCTCCAATTTCTTTGGCTTCTTATGCTGA
- the DGKA gene encoding diacylglycerol kinase alpha isoform X5, translated as MIPSPGALPSSRDEQEGIDPPSVLGKRSRTQALVWPRDSAVQGAPWKPKRRRDKYCRAAFVVLLRKGRKMANDRGLISPSDFAQLQKYMEYSTRKVSDVLKLFEEGEMSEYLQGDAIGYEGFQQFLKIYLEADNVPNHLSLALFQSFKTGHCLEDTVIRDVVCLSDVSCYFSLLEGGRPEDKLEFTFKLYDTDRNGILDSSEVDRIIIQMMRVAEYLDWDVSELRPILQEMMKEIDYDGSGSVSLAEWLRAGATTVPLLVLLGLEMTLKDNGQHMWRPKRFPRPVYCNLCESSIGLGKQGLSCNLCKYVVHDQCAMKALPCEVSTYAKSRKDIGIQSHVWVRGGCVSGRCDRCQKKIRIYHSLVGLHCVWCHLEIHDDCLQAMGHECDCGLLRDHILPPSSIYPSVLASGQERKISKTSQKTLDDLNLSTFEALRIDPVPNTHPLLVFVNPKSGGKQGERVLWKFQYLLNPRQVFNLLKDGPEPGLRFFRDVPGCRILVCGGDGTVGWILETIDKANLPVVPPVAVLPLGTGNDLARCLRWGGGYEGQNLGKILKDLEMSKVVHMDRWSVEVIPQQTEEKSDPVPFQIINNYFSIGVDASIAHRFHIMREKYPEKFNSRMKNKLWYFEFATSESIFSTCKKLEESLTVEICGKPLDLSNLSLEGIICWMQGLHPQLCQ; from the exons ATGATTCCCTCTCCGGGGGCCCTGCCTAGTAGCAGGGATGAGCAAGAAGGAATAGATCCTCCCTCAGTCCTGGGCAAGAGAAGCAGGACGCAGGCCCTGGTGTGGCCAAGGGATTCAGCAGTCCAG GGCGCCCCTTGGAAGCCTAAGCGCAGGCGCGACAAGTACTGCCGAGCTGCCTTTGTGGTCCTCctgaggaaagggagaaagatggCCAACGACAGGGGCCTGATAAGCCCCAGTGATTTCGCCCAGCTGCAGAAGTACATGGAAT ACTCCACCAGAAAGGTCAGCGATGTCCTGAAGCTCTTCGAGGAGGGCGAAATGTCAGAATATCTCCAAGGAGAT GCCATTGGGTACGAGGGATTCCAGCAATTTTTGAAAATCTACCTGGAAGCAGATAACGTCCCCAATCACCTAAGCCTGGCATTGTTTCAATCCTTCAAGACGGGTCACTGCTTAGAAGACACTGTGATACGTG ATGTGGTGTGTCTCAGTGACGTCTCCTGCTACTTTTCCCTTTTGGAGGGTGGCCGCCCAGAAGACAAGTTAGAAT TCACCTTCAAGCTGTACGACACGGACAGAAATGGGATCCTGGACAGCTCA GAAGTGGACAGAATTATCATACAGATGATGCGAGTGGCTGAGTACCTGGATTGGGATGTGTCTGAACTGAGGCCG ATTCTTCAGgagatgatgaaagaaattgactATGACGGCAGCGGCTCTGTCTCCCTCGCTGAGTGGCTCCGGGCTGGGGCCACCACCGTGCCACTGCTAGTGCTGCTGGGTCTGGAGATG ACTCTGAAGGACAATGGGCAGCACATGTGGAGACCCAAGAGGTTCCCCCGACCGGTCTACTGCAACCTGTGCGAGTCGAGCATTGGGCTTGGCAAACAGGGGCTGAGCTGCAACC TCTGTAAGTACGTCGTTCATGACCAGTGTGCCATGAAGGCTTTGCCTTGTGAAGTCAGCACCTATGCCAAGTCTCGGAAGGACATTGGT ATCCAGTCACATGTGTGGGTGAGAGGAGGCTGTGTGTCTGGCCGTTGTGACCGGTGTCAGAAGAAGATCCGCATTTACCACAGTCTAGTTGGACTGCATTGTGTGTGGTGCCACCTAGAG ATTCATGATGACTGCCTGCAAGCCATGGGTCATGAGTGTGACTGTGGGCtgctccgggatcacatcctgccTCCATCTTCCATTTATCCCAGTGTCCTG GCCTCTGGACAGGAGCGTAAAATTAGCAAAACAAGCCAGAAGACCTTGGATGACTTAAATTTGAGCACCTTTGAGGCTCTGCGG ATTGATCCTGTACCTAATACCCACCCACTTCTGGTCTTCGTCAACCCTAAGAGTGGCgggaagcagggggagag GGTGCTTTGGAAATTCCAGTATCTACTAAATCCTCGACAGGTATTCAACCTCCTAAAGGATGGTCCTGAGCCAGG gCTCAGATTCTTTAGGGATGTTCCTGGTTGCCGGATTTTGGTGTGTGGTGGAGATGGCACAGTAGGCTGGATTCTAGAGACCATAG ACAAAGCCAACTTGCCTGTTGTGCCTCCCGTTGCTGTGTTGCCCCTGGGCACTGGAAATGATCTGGCTCGTTGCCTGAGATGGGGAGGAG GATATGAGGGACAGAATTTGGGGAAGATCCTCAAGGATTTAGAGATGAGTAAGGTGGTACATATGGATCGATGGTCCGTGGAGGTGATACCTCAACAAACTGAAGAAAAGAGTGACCCAGTCCCCTTTCAAATCATCAATAACTACTTTTCCATCGGTGTG GATGCCTCTATTGCTCACCGATTCCATATCATGCGAGAGAAATATCCTGAGAAGTTCAACAGCAG AATGAAGAACAAGCTCTGGTACTTCGAATTCGCCACTTCTGAATCTATCTTCTCAACATGCAAAAAACTGGAGGAGTCTTTGACAGTTGAG ATCTGTGGGAAACCACTGGATCTGAGCAACCTGTCCCTAGAAGGCATCATCTGCTGGATGCAGGGGTTGCATCCACAATTATGCCAGTAG